CGGATGCGGCGCTCGATGTCCTCATCGCCCGGGAACCACGGCTCGCGCTCGGGCGGGATGGTGTTGATGTAGTCGGTGCTGCGCAGCGCGGGGACGCCCACCTGGCGCTCTCGCGCGCGCTCGAGCAACTTGAGCATCAGGAACCTGGCGCGTTGCCGGCCGTCGGTGTCGATGGCGGCGTCGAAGGACTCGAGCCATTCGCGCGTCTCGTCCGGATCGATGTCCGGAAGCTGGCTGGGCAGACCGTCAGTGATGATGCTGAACCTGTCGCGTGTCACCCCTCCAGTGTGCTCTACTGCGGGCCACTAAGGTCAGCAGGTGGGTTACCGCTTGGTAGCGCAGCGCAGTCGACGTAGGAGGGTGGCACCGTGAGCAGCAACCCCGCCGGGGGTCCAGCGGCCGTGAGTGGGCCGGGCACCGCCGAGCGGATGGGGATCAAGCCCCAGATGATCGTGATGGAGTTCGGCAGCGACGAGGACATCGACCAGGAGCTGCGCACTGCGATCGAGCAACTCACGGGCGAGGAGATCGTCGGCGAGGACTCCGACGAGGTCGTGGACGTGGTGCTGCTCTGGTACCGCGACGGTGACGGCGACCTGGCCGACCTGCTGGTGGACGCGATCGCGCCGCTGGCCGACGACGGGTTCATCTGGCTGCTGACGCCCAAGCGTGGTCGCGACGACTACGTCGAGCCCTCCGACGTCACCGAGGCCGCGGCGATCGCCGGCCTGTCGCAGACTTCCATCACGACGGCCGGGCCGCACTGGTCCGCCGCACGGCTGGTCGGGCGCAAGGCGCGGGGGAGCAAGCGATGACGGTCGCGGCCGGGGAGCAGGCCCCGGACTTCACGCTGCGGGACCAGAACAACGAGGAGTTCACCCTGTCGGCGTACCGCGGCAAGCAGGCGGTACTGATCATCTTCTACCCGCTCGCGTTCACCGGCATCTGCACCGGCGAGCTGTGCTCGGTGCGCGATGACCTGCACACCTTCCAGAACGACGCGGTGCAGGTGGTGAGCGTCAGCGTCGACTCGGTCTACTCGCACAAGATCTTCAGCGAGCGCGAGGGGTACCAGTTCCCGCTGCTGGCGGACTTCTGGCCGCACGGTGCCGTCGCCCAGCTGTACGGCGTGTTCAACGAGGACGCGGGCTTCGCCAACCGCGGCACGTTCCTGGTCGACAGGACCGGGGTCGTGCGGTTCGCCGAGCTGAACGGCCCCGGTGAGGGACGTGACGCGCAGACCTGGCGGGACGCCATCGCCGCTCTCTAGGCGCTGCAGCCCTCGCTAGGCGGGGCGATGGGCGCGCAGCAGCGTGTCGATCGCGGGGCGCGGCG
This genomic stretch from Jatrophihabitans cynanchi harbors:
- a CDS encoding DUF3052 domain-containing protein, whose amino-acid sequence is MGIKPQMIVMEFGSDEDIDQELRTAIEQLTGEEIVGEDSDEVVDVVLLWYRDGDGDLADLLVDAIAPLADDGFIWLLTPKRGRDDYVEPSDVTEAAAIAGLSQTSITTAGPHWSAARLVGRKARGSKR
- a CDS encoding peroxiredoxin, translated to MTVAAGEQAPDFTLRDQNNEEFTLSAYRGKQAVLIIFYPLAFTGICTGELCSVRDDLHTFQNDAVQVVSVSVDSVYSHKIFSEREGYQFPLLADFWPHGAVAQLYGVFNEDAGFANRGTFLVDRTGVVRFAELNGPGEGRDAQTWRDAIAAL